In the Urocitellus parryii isolate mUroPar1 chromosome 10, mUroPar1.hap1, whole genome shotgun sequence genome, one interval contains:
- the Gnrhr gene encoding gonadotropin-releasing hormone receptor isoform X2, with translation MANNASPQQNQNHCSAINNSISLMQENLPTLTLSGKIRVTVTFCLFLLSTTFNASFLLKLQKWTQKKEKGKKLSRMKVLLKHLTLANLLETLIVMPLDGMWNITVQWYAGEFLCKVLSYLKLFSMYAPAFMMVVISLDRSLAITRPLAVQNNRKLEQSMTSLAWILSSIFAGPQLPLHYPSSHHVDLQCKNHLHPDTGPSSWSPQTTIESIQEQYTKSTAEDLEDDSCICHFIYCLLDSLLCPRNLVLV, from the exons ATGGCAAACAATGCCTCTCCTCAACAGAATCAGAATCACTGTTCAGCCATCAACAACAGCATCTCACTGATGCAGGAAAACCTCCCTACCCTGACCTTATCTGGGAAGATTCGAGTGACAGTGACTTTCTGCCTTTTTCTACTCTCCACCACCTTTAATGCTTCTTTCTTATTGAAACTTCAGAAGTGgactcagaagaaagaaaaagggaaaaaactcTCCAGAATGAAGgtgcttttaaaacatttgacattAGCCAACTTGTTGGAGACTCTGATTGTCATGCCACTGGATGGTATGTGGAATATTACAGTCCAATGGTATGCAGGAGAGTTCCTCTGCAAAGTCCTCAGCTACCTGAAGCTTTTCTCCATGTATGCCCCAGCTTTCATGATGGTGGTGATAAGCCTGGATCGTTCCCTGGCTATCACCAGACCACTAGCTGTGCAAAACAACCGCAAGCTTGAACAGTCCATGACCAGCCTGGCCTGGATTCTCAGTAGTATTTTTGCTGGACCACAG CTGCCTCTTCATTATCCCTCTTCTCATCATGTTGATCTGCAATGCAAAAATCATCTTCACCCTGACACGGGTCCTTCATCATGGTCCCCACA AactacaattgaatcaatccaagAACAATATACCAAGAGCACGGCTGAAGACCTTGAAGATGACAGTTGCATTTGCCACTTCATTTATTGTCTGCTGGACTCCCTACTATGTCCTAGGAATTTGGTATTGGTTTGA
- the Gnrhr gene encoding gonadotropin-releasing hormone receptor isoform X1 encodes MANNASPQQNQNHCSAINNSISLMQENLPTLTLSGKIRVTVTFCLFLLSTTFNASFLLKLQKWTQKKEKGKKLSRMKVLLKHLTLANLLETLIVMPLDGMWNITVQWYAGEFLCKVLSYLKLFSMYAPAFMMVVISLDRSLAITRPLAVQNNRKLEQSMTSLAWILSSIFAGPQLYIFRMIHLTDGSGQTEIFSQCVTHCSFPQWWHQAFYNFFTFSCLFIIPLLIMLICNAKIIFTLTRVLHHGPHKLQLNQSKNNIPRARLKTLKMTVAFATSFIVCWTPYYVLGIWYWFDPEMLNRVSDPVNHFFFLFAFLNPCFDPLIYGYFSL; translated from the exons ATGGCAAACAATGCCTCTCCTCAACAGAATCAGAATCACTGTTCAGCCATCAACAACAGCATCTCACTGATGCAGGAAAACCTCCCTACCCTGACCTTATCTGGGAAGATTCGAGTGACAGTGACTTTCTGCCTTTTTCTACTCTCCACCACCTTTAATGCTTCTTTCTTATTGAAACTTCAGAAGTGgactcagaagaaagaaaaagggaaaaaactcTCCAGAATGAAGgtgcttttaaaacatttgacattAGCCAACTTGTTGGAGACTCTGATTGTCATGCCACTGGATGGTATGTGGAATATTACAGTCCAATGGTATGCAGGAGAGTTCCTCTGCAAAGTCCTCAGCTACCTGAAGCTTTTCTCCATGTATGCCCCAGCTTTCATGATGGTGGTGATAAGCCTGGATCGTTCCCTGGCTATCACCAGACCACTAGCTGTGCAAAACAACCGCAAGCTTGAACAGTCCATGACCAGCCTGGCCTGGATTCTCAGTAGTATTTTTGCTGGACCACAG TTATATATATTCAGGATGATCCACCTAACAGATGGTTCTGGACAAACAGAAATTTTCTCTCAATGTGTAACTCACTGCAGTTTTCCACAATGGTGGCATCAAGCCTTTTATAACTTCTTCACTTTCAGCTGCCTCTTCATTATCCCTCTTCTCATCATGTTGATCTGCAATGCAAAAATCATCTTCACCCTGACACGGGTCCTTCATCATGGTCCCCACA AactacaattgaatcaatccaagAACAATATACCAAGAGCACGGCTGAAGACCTTGAAGATGACAGTTGCATTTGCCACTTCATTTATTGTCTGCTGGACTCCCTACTATGTCCTAGGAATTTGGTATTGGTTTGATCCTGAAATGTTAAACAGGGTCTCAGACCCagtaaatcatttcttctttctctttgcttttttgaaCCCATGCTTTGATCCACTTATATATGGGTATTTCTCTCTGTAA